The proteins below are encoded in one region of Streptomyces sp. NBC_00490:
- a CDS encoding adenosylcobinamide-GDP ribazoletransferase: protein MSAPSSTPWPDGLRFAFGTLTVLPVKVTRWDRDAARGGMLCAPLAGVVVGAAAAVLGVLLLALGSGPLLAAVATAAVPAALTRGLHLDGLADTADGLGSGKPAEDALRIMKQSDIGPFGVITLVFVLLAQVAALAQAYGESWARGAVAAVVSATAARLALTLAARRGVPAARPEGLGAAVAGVVPVRGAAIVAVAVTLAAAGAGAFFGPYDIVRTALAVVVAAGVAELLLRHCTRRFGGVTGDVFGGLAETAATTALVVLSLGG from the coding sequence GTGTCTGCGCCCTCTTCGACTCCCTGGCCCGACGGCCTCCGCTTCGCCTTCGGCACCCTGACCGTGCTCCCGGTCAAGGTGACCCGCTGGGACCGTGACGCCGCGCGCGGGGGCATGCTGTGCGCCCCGCTGGCGGGGGTGGTGGTCGGGGCGGCGGCCGCCGTGCTGGGGGTACTGCTCCTGGCCCTGGGCTCGGGACCGCTGCTCGCCGCCGTCGCCACCGCCGCCGTGCCCGCCGCCCTCACCCGGGGGCTCCACCTCGACGGGCTCGCCGACACCGCGGACGGGCTCGGCAGCGGTAAACCGGCCGAGGACGCCCTGCGGATCATGAAGCAGTCGGACATCGGGCCGTTCGGGGTCATCACCCTCGTCTTCGTGCTGCTCGCGCAGGTGGCCGCGTTGGCGCAGGCGTACGGCGAGTCGTGGGCACGGGGTGCGGTGGCCGCGGTGGTGTCGGCCACGGCGGCCCGGCTGGCGCTGACGCTGGCGGCGCGGCGCGGGGTGCCGGCGGCACGGCCCGAGGGCTTGGGAGCGGCCGTGGCCGGGGTGGTCCCGGTACGGGGGGCGGCGATCGTCGCCGTGGCCGTGACGTTGGCGGCGGCAGGTGCGGGGGCGTTCTTCGGGCCGTACGACATCGTCCGTACGGCACTCGCGGTCGTCGTCGCCGCCGGGGTTGCCGAACTCCTGCTACGGCACTGCACCCGGCGCTTCGGCGGGGTGACCGGGGACGTGTTCGGAGGGCTCGCGGAGACCGCGGCCACGACCGCGCTCGTGGTGCTTTCGCTGGGTGGCTGA
- a CDS encoding endo alpha-1,4 polygalactosaminidase yields MRRVFWLVPLLLLAACTTTPDAKPGPRWQPAPGLDWQWQLSGRTVDTSVDVPVYDIDGFDQSKTTVTTLHREGRKVICYLSTGAWEDWRPDAEKFPKSVLGRGNGWEGEKWLDIRKTDVLEPLMADRMDMCREKGFDAVEPDNMDGYKNRTGFPLKAADQLRYNRLIAKLAHARGMSVGLKNDLDQIPALVDDFDFAVNEQCAQYDECEANTPFIEAKKAVFHVEYELPTSKFCAESRKLKLSSMLKKYELGVWRRPC; encoded by the coding sequence GTGAGACGCGTTTTCTGGCTGGTCCCCCTGCTTCTGCTGGCCGCCTGCACGACGACCCCGGACGCGAAACCCGGCCCCCGCTGGCAGCCGGCCCCCGGCCTCGACTGGCAGTGGCAGCTCAGCGGCCGGACGGTCGACACCTCCGTCGACGTCCCGGTCTACGACATCGACGGCTTCGACCAGTCCAAGACCACCGTCACCACGCTGCACCGCGAGGGCCGCAAGGTGATCTGCTACCTCTCCACCGGAGCCTGGGAGGACTGGCGCCCCGACGCGGAGAAGTTCCCGAAGTCGGTCCTCGGCCGCGGCAACGGCTGGGAGGGCGAGAAGTGGCTCGACATCCGCAAGACGGACGTCCTGGAGCCGTTGATGGCGGACCGTATGGACATGTGCCGCGAGAAGGGCTTCGACGCGGTGGAGCCCGACAACATGGACGGCTACAAGAACCGCACCGGTTTCCCGCTGAAGGCCGCCGACCAGCTCCGCTACAACCGCCTCATCGCGAAACTCGCCCACGCCCGCGGCATGTCCGTGGGCTTGAAGAACGACCTGGACCAGATCCCCGCACTGGTCGACGACTTCGACTTCGCGGTCAACGAACAGTGCGCCCAGTACGACGAGTGCGAGGCCAACACACCGTTCATCGAGGCGAAGAAGGCGGTCTTCCACGTGGAGTACGAACTGCCGACGAGCAAGTTCTGCGCGGAGTCACGGAAGCTGAAGCTGAGTTCGATGCTGAAGAAGTACGAGCTGGGGGTCTGGCGCCGGCCCTGCTGA
- a CDS encoding spherulation-specific family 4 protein, whose amino-acid sequence MSTLLVPYYEHPSVRPAEWGAIIAAAPHLYGVVLNPASGPGDAPDEAFAEVAARLRAAGTRVLGYADTDYARRPSADVVRDLTRHRDWYGTDGAFLDQVTSGPEEFAYYRRLATAVRGTLALNHGTTPHPSYARIADVLVTFEGTWSTYRRQPPQPWRGGTDIRLCHLVYGVPEGVDPAVKGADLYCAVPGVGDHPWGTLPHTLEPAR is encoded by the coding sequence ATGAGCACTCTCCTGGTCCCGTACTACGAGCACCCGTCCGTCCGCCCCGCCGAATGGGGCGCGATCATCGCGGCCGCACCCCACCTCTACGGCGTCGTCCTCAACCCGGCCAGCGGCCCCGGCGACGCCCCCGACGAGGCCTTCGCCGAGGTCGCCGCGAGGCTGCGGGCCGCAGGCACACGGGTGCTGGGCTACGCCGACACGGACTACGCCCGCAGACCCTCCGCCGACGTGGTCCGGGACCTCACACGCCACCGCGACTGGTACGGCACGGACGGCGCCTTCCTGGACCAAGTCACCTCGGGCCCGGAGGAGTTCGCGTACTACCGGCGGCTCGCCACCGCCGTCCGAGGCACCCTCGCGCTGAACCACGGCACCACACCACACCCCTCCTACGCCCGCATCGCCGACGTCCTCGTCACGTTCGAGGGCACCTGGTCGACGTACCGCCGACAGCCCCCACAACCCTGGCGCGGCGGCACGGACATACGGCTGTGCCACCTGGTGTACGGCGTCCCGGAGGGCGTCGATCCGGCGGTGAAAGGGGCGGACCTGTACTGCGCGGTCCCCGGGGTGGGAGATCATCCTTGGGGTACGTTGCCGCACACTCTGGAGCCCGCTCGGTGA
- the pelF gene encoding GT4 family glycosyltransferase PelF, translating to MRTGRHVTMLTEGTYPHVHGGVSTWCDQLVKGMPEVDFHILSLTGSGREPVTWELPPNVYRHTSVPTWGPRPGRKHAPYGRARRRFIDSYERFLLSFLDPEAPCDFGEALYELAGLARDGRLPAALRTESALRSLMWIWTMPHLATAAARPTVHDALTATDLLEHALRPLGVRIPEDSVAHAVSSGLATLPALAAHRLDGVPFLLTEHGIYLRERYLGYRSDAQRWPVKAFMLGFYRELNSLGYRAADLITPCNQYNRRWEERGGADADKIRTVYNGVDPAAFPHAGPEPEVPTLTWCGRVDPIKDLETLIRAYAMVRAEMPETRLRLFGPVPPGGEEYKTRLEKLAAELGVTDGLTFEGRISEVWRAYAAGHVVMLSSISEGFPFSIIEAMSCGRTTVSTDVGGVSEAVGDTGLVVPPREPEKLAAAALTLLKDDERRLKLGELARQRVIDRFTLRRSVDNFRTIYQELAGMPEVYEPTLETVADWTLELRDPWYAAVATDGTGW from the coding sequence ATGCGCACGGGCCGTCACGTCACCATGCTCACCGAAGGCACCTATCCGCATGTCCACGGCGGCGTCAGCACCTGGTGCGACCAGCTCGTCAAGGGCATGCCGGAGGTCGACTTCCACATCCTCTCGCTCACCGGAAGCGGCCGCGAACCCGTGACCTGGGAGTTGCCGCCCAACGTCTACCGCCACACCTCCGTGCCGACCTGGGGCCCGCGCCCCGGCCGCAAGCACGCCCCGTACGGCAGGGCGCGGCGCCGTTTCATCGACTCCTACGAGCGTTTCCTGCTCTCCTTCCTCGACCCCGAGGCCCCCTGCGACTTCGGCGAGGCCCTGTACGAGCTGGCCGGACTCGCCCGCGACGGACGTCTACCGGCCGCACTGCGCACGGAGTCGGCACTGCGTTCGCTGATGTGGATATGGACGATGCCGCACCTGGCGACGGCCGCGGCCCGCCCCACGGTCCACGACGCGCTCACCGCGACGGACCTGCTGGAACACGCCCTGCGCCCGCTGGGCGTCCGCATCCCCGAGGACTCGGTGGCACACGCGGTGAGCAGCGGCCTGGCCACCCTGCCCGCCCTCGCCGCCCATCGACTGGACGGCGTTCCGTTCCTCCTCACCGAGCACGGCATCTACCTGCGCGAGCGCTACCTCGGCTACCGCTCGGACGCCCAGCGCTGGCCCGTGAAGGCGTTCATGCTCGGCTTCTACCGCGAGCTCAACTCCCTCGGCTACCGGGCCGCCGACCTCATCACCCCCTGCAACCAGTACAACCGCCGCTGGGAGGAGCGCGGCGGCGCCGACGCCGACAAGATCCGCACGGTCTACAACGGCGTCGACCCCGCCGCCTTCCCGCACGCGGGACCCGAACCCGAGGTCCCGACCCTCACCTGGTGCGGCCGCGTCGACCCCATCAAGGACCTGGAGACCCTGATCCGCGCCTACGCCATGGTCCGCGCCGAGATGCCGGAGACCCGGCTCAGACTCTTCGGCCCGGTCCCGCCCGGCGGCGAGGAGTACAAGACCCGGCTGGAGAAGCTCGCCGCCGAACTCGGCGTCACCGACGGCCTCACCTTCGAGGGCCGCATCAGCGAGGTCTGGCGGGCCTACGCGGCCGGCCACGTGGTCATGCTCTCCTCCATCTCCGAGGGCTTCCCGTTCTCCATCATCGAGGCGATGTCCTGCGGCCGTACGACGGTGTCGACGGACGTCGGGGGAGTGAGCGAGGCGGTCGGCGACACCGGTCTGGTGGTGCCCCCGCGTGAGCCGGAGAAGCTGGCGGCAGCGGCCCTGACACTGCTCAAGGACGACGAACGGCGCCTGAAACTGGGCGAGTTGGCGCGGCAGCGCGTGATCGACCGCTTCACTCTGCGCCGCTCCGTGGACAATTTCCGGACGATCTACCAGGAGCTCGCGGGTATGCCCGAGGTGTACGAGCCCACGCTCGAGACCGTCGCCGACTGGACCCTCGAACTGCGCGACCCCTGGTACGCCGCGGTCGCGACGGACGGGACCGGCTGGTGA